A region from the Algoriphagus machipongonensis genome encodes:
- a CDS encoding GIY-YIG nuclease family protein codes for MDEFVVYVLFSKSSGRTYTGMTSDLITRFHFHNYKSTKGFTVRYRPWKVLHVEFFQNKKEALIREKELKSGKGREFIKTKILPFINI; via the coding sequence ATGGATGAATTCGTCGTATACGTACTTTTTTCTAAGTCCTCAGGCAGAACTTATACCGGTATGACCTCTGATTTAATCACACGTTTTCATTTCCATAATTACAAATCTACAAAGGGATTTACTGTAAGATATAGACCGTGGAAAGTATTACATGTTGAGTTTTTCCAAAATAAAAAGGAAGCATTGATTAGAGAAAAGGAACTGAAGTCTGGTAAAGGGCGGGAATTTATTAAAACTAAAATACTTCCATTTATTAATATCTAA
- a CDS encoding Nramp family divalent metal transporter gives MTSPKIKNPPTLFLDKLKFLGPGFILSASIVGSGELIATTVLGAKGGFTTFWVIIVSCLVKVAIQLEFGKNAIISGKPLMVSFSNLKGPKNWAVWTTFFLTLFKIIQLGGMIGGAAIALSMLFPEFSAFLLSFILGAITSLLIYKNYYKVVERTSMFLVVSFTIFTIASVIAVNFSPFGFSISDIFSGLTFELPSELIFVAIGAFGITGVASDEIIAYTYWCQEKGYAKFTGKNDGSPEWRNRANGWIKIMYLDAIVAMIIYTIVTAAFYLLGASILYGREAIPNGNELIATLANIYTKTMGEEVSIAYTIGAFFVLFSSVFATLAYWTRLLPDIFGQMGWINYSDRKTRGKWVAILAWSLPILWSLAFAFVKLPTLMVIFGGVVGSVLLLLVVYAGIHFRLKNAKLNLASGILSKVMFWLSVLSIGLVSIYGIVKLF, from the coding sequence ATGACTTCGCCCAAAATAAAGAATCCTCCTACCCTCTTTCTTGATAAATTAAAATTTCTAGGACCTGGATTTATCCTATCAGCTTCTATCGTAGGTTCAGGAGAATTAATTGCCACCACTGTATTGGGAGCTAAAGGTGGCTTCACCACTTTCTGGGTTATTATCGTTAGCTGCCTAGTCAAAGTAGCGATTCAATTGGAGTTCGGTAAGAATGCGATCATTTCCGGCAAACCTTTGATGGTTTCATTCTCCAACTTGAAAGGACCCAAAAACTGGGCAGTTTGGACTACATTTTTCCTGACACTTTTTAAAATCATTCAACTCGGAGGAATGATAGGTGGAGCAGCAATCGCATTGAGTATGCTATTCCCAGAATTTTCAGCTTTCCTACTTTCTTTCATCTTAGGAGCAATCACTAGCTTATTGATCTATAAAAACTATTACAAGGTAGTTGAGCGAACATCCATGTTTCTTGTAGTGAGCTTCACCATTTTCACCATTGCCTCAGTCATTGCTGTAAATTTTAGTCCCTTTGGTTTCTCGATCTCTGATATCTTCAGTGGGCTGACTTTTGAATTACCCAGTGAATTGATATTTGTAGCGATTGGTGCATTTGGAATCACAGGAGTAGCAAGTGATGAAATCATAGCTTATACCTACTGGTGCCAAGAAAAGGGCTATGCAAAATTTACTGGTAAAAATGATGGAAGCCCTGAATGGAGAAACCGAGCAAATGGCTGGATAAAAATCATGTATCTCGACGCGATTGTAGCAATGATCATATATACCATTGTAACAGCTGCCTTTTACCTTTTGGGAGCTTCCATATTGTACGGAAGAGAAGCAATCCCCAATGGAAACGAACTGATCGCCACTCTGGCTAATATTTATACCAAAACTATGGGTGAAGAAGTCAGTATTGCCTATACCATAGGTGCTTTTTTTGTGCTGTTTTCCAGTGTATTCGCCACATTAGCCTATTGGACTAGGTTACTGCCTGATATATTTGGTCAAATGGGATGGATCAACTATTCAGATCGAAAAACAAGAGGTAAATGGGTTGCTATTTTGGCTTGGTCTCTCCCCATTCTTTGGTCCTTAGCCTTTGCTTTTGTCAAACTACCTACGCTGATGGTAATCTTCGGTGGTGTAGTCGGATCCGTCTTACTTTTATTGGTGGTTTACGCAGGAATCCATTTTCGATTAAAAAATGCCAAATTAAACCTGGCATCAGGAATTTTATCAAAAGTCATGTTTTGGCTAAGCGTACTTTCTATTGGCTTGGTATCTATTTATGGAATTGTGAAATTATTCTAG
- a CDS encoding START-like domain-containing protein → MVKNKFVADYQINASKKIVFQYLSTASGLEEWFADEVRINEDKNFIFNFDNEDHYARLASIRTNSHVKFEFYDPKNPDASDNSYIEFKLEENELTQTLFLKVIDYSDGYDDEELIAIWGGLVGSLKEIIGG, encoded by the coding sequence ATGGTCAAAAATAAGTTTGTAGCTGATTATCAAATCAATGCCTCCAAAAAAATAGTTTTTCAATATTTAAGTACAGCGAGTGGATTAGAGGAGTGGTTCGCCGATGAAGTCCGGATTAACGAGGATAAAAACTTTATTTTCAATTTCGATAATGAAGATCATTATGCCAGACTGGCTTCGATTCGAACAAACTCCCATGTAAAATTTGAGTTTTACGACCCAAAAAATCCAGATGCCTCCGATAATTCCTACATAGAATTCAAATTAGAAGAAAACGAATTAACGCAAACACTATTTTTAAAGGTGATAGATTACTCTGATGGTTATGATGATGAGGAACTTATCGCAATTTGGGGTGGGTTAGTTGGTTCACTAAAAGAAATTATTGGTGGTTAA
- a CDS encoding LptF/LptG family permease, with product MKKLDKLILGSFIGPFLLTFLVVDFILLTVNMLKYFDEIFGKGLDFWIYMELISYFVISISPMALPLAVLLSSLMTFGNLGEHFELTAIKSSGISLIRAMRSIGVFVIVLSFAAYLSNNHLVPKVNLKTFSLLYDIRMKSPALDIKEGVFYNGIPGYSIKVNKKLDDVRLKDIIIYDHTGVQGNLNVTLADSGRMETFFNDSYMRLTLYNGINYSEERQSRGIAEKPVNFSRGEFETNVIVFSLDAFQMDRTPEDLWSTNRAIKNISGIKDGLDSITTLVNDKVFQNYISTEANFQFFTRNRKLKPLPGIQERRNLDDSIRQIKMEKERALKDSLGRIKEKQDSTKRAEVIQGREETITAPEDKPLALGEATAVKSQPNDSLFKKKREIVREKPLTLVDSADLRSSEGKDKKLTLTPAGVEKEPEKVIRTKPLTAEEKAKIDSVMFGKNYIGNAITIASNNSRNLKNSFDVKKAQIDTDEREYRRYEISWYQKYTQAFACIVMFMIGAPLGAIIKKGGLGMPVLISIIFFIVYYMLTMTGEKWAKEGIIDPLIGTWFSNLCLIPFGLFFLKQARKDARLFEPDFYLAVWQKLKKWSKVIRPKAA from the coding sequence ATGAAAAAACTGGATAAACTAATTCTTGGGTCTTTTATAGGCCCATTTTTATTGACATTCTTGGTGGTTGATTTCATCTTGTTGACTGTCAATATGCTGAAATATTTCGATGAAATTTTCGGGAAAGGACTGGATTTCTGGATTTACATGGAACTGATTTCTTACTTCGTTATCAGTATTTCGCCTATGGCATTACCACTTGCGGTTTTGCTATCCAGTTTAATGACTTTTGGTAATCTTGGTGAGCACTTTGAGTTGACCGCAATCAAGAGTAGTGGAATCTCCCTTATAAGGGCTATGAGGTCTATTGGAGTCTTTGTCATTGTTCTTTCGTTTGCAGCCTACCTTTCTAACAACCATCTCGTTCCTAAAGTCAACCTAAAGACATTTAGCTTACTTTATGATATCAGGATGAAATCTCCTGCCCTAGATATTAAGGAGGGGGTATTTTATAATGGAATTCCGGGATACAGCATTAAAGTAAATAAGAAACTTGATGATGTTAGGCTGAAGGATATCATTATTTATGACCATACGGGAGTTCAGGGTAATTTAAATGTGACTCTGGCAGATTCAGGTCGTATGGAGACCTTTTTCAACGATAGTTACATGCGTTTGACGTTGTACAATGGCATAAACTACTCCGAAGAAAGGCAAAGCCGCGGTATAGCTGAAAAACCAGTTAATTTCAGTCGAGGTGAATTCGAGACCAATGTGATTGTATTCAGTTTGGATGCTTTCCAAATGGACCGTACACCAGAAGACCTCTGGTCTACCAATCGAGCCATAAAAAATATTTCAGGAATCAAAGATGGACTTGACTCAATTACCACTTTGGTGAATGATAAAGTATTTCAAAATTACATTTCCACAGAGGCAAATTTCCAATTTTTTACAAGAAACAGGAAACTTAAACCTTTGCCAGGCATTCAGGAAAGAAGAAATTTGGATGATTCAATCCGCCAAATTAAAATGGAGAAGGAACGTGCTTTGAAGGATTCCTTGGGCCGAATTAAAGAGAAACAAGATAGTACTAAACGTGCAGAAGTAATTCAGGGTAGGGAAGAGACGATTACCGCTCCTGAGGATAAGCCATTAGCCTTAGGGGAGGCTACAGCAGTCAAATCCCAACCCAATGATAGTTTATTTAAGAAAAAGCGTGAGATCGTCAGGGAAAAGCCTCTGACTCTAGTGGATTCAGCTGATCTAAGAAGCTCTGAAGGGAAAGATAAAAAGCTAACGCTTACTCCTGCCGGGGTAGAAAAAGAGCCAGAAAAGGTGATTCGTACGAAACCGCTTACTGCAGAAGAAAAGGCAAAAATAGATTCTGTCATGTTTGGTAAAAATTACATAGGAAATGCCATTACCATAGCTTCCAACAACTCCAGAAATCTCAAAAATTCATTTGACGTAAAAAAAGCGCAAATAGATACCGATGAGAGAGAATATAGAAGGTATGAGATTTCTTGGTATCAGAAGTACACCCAAGCATTTGCATGTATAGTGATGTTTATGATCGGTGCACCTTTAGGAGCAATTATCAAAAAAGGGGGGCTGGGGATGCCAGTACTTATCTCAATCATCTTTTTCATTGTGTATTACATGTTGACCATGACAGGAGAGAAGTGGGCAAAAGAAGGCATTATAGACCCCTTGATAGGAACTTGGTTTTCTAATCTCTGCTTGATTCCATTTGGATTATTCTTCCTGAAGCAAGCTAGAAAAGATGCTCGGTTATTTGAGCCGGATTTCTACTTGGCGGTTTGGCAAAAGCTGAAGAAATGGAGCAAAGTAATTCGTCCAAAAGCCGCTTGA